One segment of Micromonospora parathelypteridis DNA contains the following:
- a CDS encoding helical backbone metal receptor has translation MRVVSLVPSLTEAVAMTLPGVLVGATDWCSHPVGLDVARVGGSKYPDLDRVRALRPDLVLLNVEENRRADADALRAAGVPVRVTYPRTVPGALTELGELLAELGASAEPAWLRAARRAWAEPPRLAPPRRAVVPVWRRPWVVLGGDTFAGDVLRRLGVVNSYDEHPDRYPRPTLAELREREPELVVLPDEPYTFTADDGPEAFPGVPCALLSGRHLTWYGPSLAEAPAVLADQLSRPVLVG, from the coding sequence ATGCGGGTGGTGTCGCTGGTGCCGTCGCTGACCGAGGCGGTGGCGATGACGCTGCCGGGGGTGCTGGTCGGCGCGACGGACTGGTGCAGCCACCCGGTCGGGCTGGACGTCGCCCGGGTCGGCGGCAGCAAGTACCCGGACCTGGACCGGGTCCGCGCGCTGCGTCCCGACCTGGTGCTGCTGAACGTGGAGGAGAACCGCCGGGCCGACGCGGATGCGCTGCGGGCGGCCGGCGTGCCGGTACGGGTCACCTATCCACGTACCGTCCCGGGCGCGTTGACCGAGTTGGGCGAGCTGCTGGCCGAGCTGGGTGCGTCGGCGGAGCCGGCCTGGCTGCGGGCCGCCCGTCGGGCGTGGGCCGAGCCGCCCCGGCTGGCGCCGCCCCGCCGGGCGGTGGTGCCGGTCTGGCGGCGCCCCTGGGTGGTGCTCGGCGGTGACACGTTCGCCGGTGACGTGCTGCGCCGGCTCGGCGTGGTCAACAGCTACGACGAGCACCCCGATCGCTATCCCCGCCCGACCCTTGCCGAGCTGCGCGAGCGGGAGCCGGAGCTGGTGGTGCTGCCCGACGAGCCGTACACGTTCACCGCCGACGACGGGCCGGAGGCCTTCCCCGGCGTACCGTGCGCTCTGCTCTCCGGTCGGCACCTCACCTGGTACGGCCCCTCGCTGGCCGAGGCGCCCGCGGTGCTCGCCGACCAGCTGTCCCGGCCGGTTCTGGTCGGCTGA
- a CDS encoding FKBP-type peptidyl-prolyl cis-trans isomerase, translating into MNQAAGARSGKPEVGPIEGAPPADLVVEDITVGDGPQAEPGQLASVHYVGVSHSTGGEFDSSWNRGEAFEFPLGGGQVIAGWDQGVVGMRVGGRRRLTIPPHLGYGDRGAAGVIKPGETLVFIVDLLGVR; encoded by the coding sequence ATGAACCAGGCAGCAGGCGCCCGATCGGGCAAGCCCGAGGTGGGTCCGATCGAGGGTGCGCCGCCGGCCGACCTCGTGGTCGAGGACATCACCGTGGGAGACGGCCCGCAGGCCGAGCCCGGCCAGCTGGCCAGCGTGCACTACGTCGGCGTGTCGCACTCCACCGGCGGCGAGTTCGACTCGTCGTGGAACCGGGGCGAGGCGTTCGAGTTCCCGCTCGGCGGCGGTCAGGTCATCGCCGGCTGGGACCAGGGTGTCGTCGGCATGCGTGTCGGCGGCCGGCGCCGCCTCACCATCCCGCCACACCTGGGGTACGGCGACCGCGGCGCGGCCGGCGTCATCAAGCCGGGCGAGACGCTGGTCTTCATCGTCGACCTGCTCGGCGTGCGCTGA
- a CDS encoding STAS domain-containing protein gives MGEHSDRLDVQVSVGDQVVVMRVAGEVDIATVAAFRSALWSAPARPVLQLELSELRLLSAAGVRTLLAAHLRVRACGGELVLVDPSPVVARVLRATGLHRVMSILEPARVVEAARRPVGATAHLQLAA, from the coding sequence ATGGGAGAGCACAGCGACCGCCTCGACGTGCAGGTCAGCGTGGGTGATCAGGTGGTCGTCATGCGGGTGGCCGGCGAGGTCGACATCGCCACCGTGGCCGCGTTCCGGTCCGCGTTGTGGTCCGCGCCTGCCCGCCCGGTGCTCCAGCTGGAGCTGTCCGAGCTGCGGCTGCTCTCCGCCGCCGGTGTCCGCACTCTGCTCGCCGCGCATCTGCGCGTCCGGGCCTGCGGTGGCGAGCTCGTCCTGGTCGACCCGAGCCCGGTGGTGGCGCGGGTGCTGCGTGCCACCGGTCTGCACCGGGTGATGTCAATTCTGGAGCCGGCCCGGGTGGTTGAGGCCGCGCGTCGCCCGGTGGGCGCGACCGCACACCTGCAGCTGGCCGCCTGA
- a CDS encoding SMP-30/gluconolactonase/LRE family protein produces the protein MLIPRPRPPRLIRPVREPATVPPALAGAWAPDDCRLDHAELLPLPEGAVGPEDVLVDGAGRVISGDEDGRLWWWPADAPAGTRPRLLGETGGRPLGIELDPSGEALIVCDAYRGLLRVTPDGAVRELTGTAPPVHLANNATVGRDGTIYFTDSSDRFPVSHWKRDLLEHRPNGRVLAHHPGSGRTEVVADGLYFPNGIALTPDESALMLVETSTHRLLRVELSGGVRILADLPAYPDNLAAVGDGTYWIALPSPRVPIAERLLPHPRLRQVAALLPDAMQPQPRRYGLVALVDGTGAVRRTLHGPTGHYWMITGVRQHGDQLWLGSLIGPGVARVPLD, from the coding sequence ATGCTGATCCCTCGGCCCCGACCACCCCGGCTGATCCGCCCCGTCCGCGAGCCGGCAACCGTTCCGCCCGCGCTGGCCGGGGCGTGGGCACCCGACGACTGCCGGCTCGACCACGCTGAGTTGCTGCCCCTCCCCGAGGGTGCCGTCGGCCCGGAGGACGTGCTGGTCGACGGCGCCGGCCGGGTCATCAGCGGGGACGAGGACGGGCGGCTCTGGTGGTGGCCGGCCGACGCGCCGGCCGGCACCCGACCCCGGCTGCTGGGCGAGACCGGGGGCCGGCCGCTCGGCATCGAGTTGGACCCGTCCGGCGAGGCTCTCATCGTTTGCGACGCGTACCGCGGGTTGCTGCGGGTCACGCCCGACGGCGCGGTACGCGAACTGACCGGGACGGCGCCCCCGGTGCACCTGGCCAACAACGCGACGGTGGGCCGTGACGGCACCATCTACTTCACCGACAGCTCCGACCGGTTCCCGGTCTCGCACTGGAAGCGGGACCTGCTGGAGCACCGCCCCAACGGTCGGGTGCTCGCCCATCATCCGGGCAGCGGCCGCACCGAGGTGGTGGCCGACGGGCTCTACTTCCCCAACGGAATCGCGCTGACCCCGGACGAGTCGGCGCTGATGCTGGTGGAGACCAGCACCCACCGCCTGCTCCGCGTAGAGCTGAGCGGCGGCGTCCGGATCCTCGCCGACCTGCCCGCGTACCCGGACAATCTCGCCGCCGTGGGCGACGGGACGTACTGGATCGCGCTGCCCAGCCCCCGGGTGCCGATCGCCGAGCGGTTGCTGCCGCACCCGCGACTGCGCCAGGTCGCCGCGCTGCTGCCGGACGCGATGCAGCCGCAGCCACGCCGGTACGGGCTGGTCGCGCTGGTCGATGGCACGGGCGCGGTCCGCCGTACGCTGCACGGCCCGACCGGGCACTACTGGATGATCACCGGGGTACGCCAGCACGGCGATCAACTCTGGTTGGGCAGCCTGATCGGGCCCGGGGTGGCCCGCGTACCGCTGGACTGA
- a CDS encoding TerC family protein, translating into MRRASVAEATVAVPLWAWAAVGAVIAVMLAVDVLLHRDNHVIELREALVWSAVWIGAGLLFGLVVWWGLGGDPAIAYFSGYLLEKALSVDNVFVFALLFGYFQVPPGYQHKVLFWGVVGALVFRLLFIFAGAELLDRLAWAGFVLGAFLIWTGWRLAVRGKPDVDPERNVVVRLFRRLVPTDARYHGDRFTARVAGRRVATLLLVALVAIEATDVVFAIDSVAAILAITTNTFLVWSATAFAVLGLRSLYFCLAGLLRHFGYLRYGLALLLAFAGLKLILAETPVGKLPVWLTLAVVVLTLAVSIGASVVLPRRPGAHG; encoded by the coding sequence ATGCGGAGGGCGTCGGTGGCTGAGGCGACGGTCGCGGTCCCGCTGTGGGCCTGGGCGGCGGTCGGCGCGGTGATCGCGGTGATGCTCGCCGTGGACGTGCTCCTGCACCGGGACAACCACGTCATCGAGCTCCGCGAGGCGCTGGTGTGGAGCGCCGTCTGGATCGGCGCTGGCCTGCTGTTCGGGTTGGTCGTGTGGTGGGGCCTCGGCGGCGACCCGGCCATCGCGTACTTCTCCGGCTACCTGCTGGAGAAGGCGCTCTCGGTGGACAACGTGTTCGTCTTCGCCCTGCTCTTCGGCTACTTCCAGGTGCCGCCGGGTTACCAGCACAAGGTGCTGTTCTGGGGCGTCGTGGGGGCGCTCGTCTTCCGCCTGCTGTTCATCTTCGCCGGCGCCGAGCTGCTGGACCGGCTCGCCTGGGCCGGGTTCGTGCTGGGCGCCTTCCTGATCTGGACCGGCTGGCGGCTGGCCGTACGCGGGAAGCCGGACGTCGACCCGGAACGCAACGTCGTGGTCCGGCTGTTCCGCCGGCTGGTGCCCACCGACGCCCGGTACCACGGCGACCGGTTCACCGCCCGGGTGGCAGGCCGGCGCGTGGCGACGCTGCTGCTGGTGGCGCTCGTCGCCATCGAGGCCACCGACGTGGTCTTCGCCATCGACTCGGTGGCGGCGATCCTCGCCATCACCACCAACACCTTCCTGGTCTGGTCGGCCACCGCGTTCGCCGTCCTGGGGCTGCGCAGCCTCTACTTCTGCCTGGCCGGCCTGCTGCGACACTTCGGCTACCTGCGCTACGGGCTGGCCTTGCTGCTCGCCTTCGCGGGGCTGAAGCTGATCCTCGCCGAGACGCCGGTGGGCAAGCTGCCGGTCTGGTTGACCCTCGCGGTGGTGGTGCTGACCCTGGCGGTCTCCATCGGGGCGAGCGTCGTGCTCCCGCGCCGCCCCGGGGCCCACGGCTGA
- a CDS encoding L,D-transpeptidase codes for MTSRRRLTLLAVTIAAAPLVLGGCTADRESATGSAKKHVAGPELAVTPGDKARDVPVSAEVGTVVKGGRVTGVRLTDDKGKQVNAEPREDGSGWVPSAPLQPRRTYTAEVTATGDSGATTTRTTTFTTMAKSTKPQITSTLYFVGNRTYGTAMPVTVAFDPAIPKGARADVQRRLFVKTNPPQPGTWSWLEDGSQVYYRAPDFWKPGTTVSVRAGLQGLPIGKDRVGDAERTATSKIGRQVSLEIDNATKQMTVLRDGKQVRRIPVSLGKPSTPSSSGKMVIMEKHERTTFDTRGEPNGGYVVDVDDAQRYTWGGEFIHSAPWSEGDQGNTNVSHGCANVSATAADWLMGVTQVGDLVTVKGTEVELQPGNGWTAWNVSWDEFARGSALPVPPGLKPAPVGPAHPGAVAGGSPAPAPSVSGR; via the coding sequence ATGACGTCTAGGCGGCGATTGACGCTGTTGGCGGTAACCATCGCAGCCGCACCACTCGTCCTGGGTGGATGCACCGCCGACCGGGAGTCGGCGACTGGTTCGGCCAAGAAACACGTCGCCGGCCCGGAGCTCGCCGTGACGCCGGGGGACAAGGCCCGGGACGTCCCGGTCAGCGCCGAGGTGGGCACCGTGGTCAAGGGCGGACGGGTTACCGGCGTACGCCTCACCGACGACAAGGGCAAGCAGGTGAACGCCGAACCGCGCGAGGACGGCTCGGGTTGGGTGCCGAGCGCGCCGCTGCAACCGCGACGGACGTACACCGCGGAGGTGACCGCGACCGGTGACTCGGGTGCCACCACCACTCGCACCACCACCTTCACCACGATGGCGAAATCGACCAAACCGCAGATCACCAGCACGCTGTATTTCGTCGGCAATCGGACGTACGGCACGGCGATGCCGGTAACCGTCGCGTTCGACCCGGCAATTCCAAAAGGGGCCAGAGCGGATGTCCAGCGGCGGTTGTTCGTGAAGACGAATCCCCCGCAGCCGGGCACCTGGTCGTGGCTCGAGGACGGAAGTCAGGTCTATTACCGGGCGCCCGATTTCTGGAAGCCGGGGACCACGGTCAGCGTCCGGGCCGGCCTGCAGGGTCTGCCGATCGGGAAGGACCGGGTCGGCGACGCCGAGCGGACCGCGACCTCCAAGATCGGACGCCAGGTCTCGCTGGAGATCGACAACGCCACCAAGCAGATGACGGTGCTGCGCGACGGCAAGCAGGTCCGCCGGATCCCGGTCAGCCTGGGTAAGCCGAGCACGCCGAGCTCCAGCGGCAAGATGGTGATCATGGAGAAGCACGAGCGGACCACCTTCGACACCCGGGGTGAGCCCAACGGTGGGTACGTGGTCGACGTCGACGACGCCCAGCGCTACACCTGGGGTGGCGAGTTCATCCATTCCGCCCCCTGGTCGGAGGGGGACCAGGGCAACACCAACGTCTCACACGGCTGCGCGAACGTCTCCGCCACCGCGGCCGACTGGTTGATGGGGGTGACCCAGGTCGGTGACCTGGTCACCGTCAAGGGCACCGAGGTGGAGCTGCAACCGGGCAACGGCTGGACCGCGTGGAACGTGAGCTGGGACGAGTTCGCCCGGGGCAGCGCCCTGCCGGTGCCGCCCGGACTCAAACCCGCGCCGGTCGGCCCGGCGCACCCGGGCGCGGTGGCCGGCGGGTCACCCGCCCCGGCGCCCTCGGTCAGCGGCCGCTGA